One genomic region from Strix uralensis isolate ZFMK-TIS-50842 chromosome 5, bStrUra1, whole genome shotgun sequence encodes:
- the LOC141944397 gene encoding histone H2A-IV: MSGRGKQGGKARAKAKSRSSRAGLQFPVGRVHRLLRKGNYAERVGAGAPVYLAAVLEYLTAEILELAGNAARDNKKTRIIPRHLQLAIRNDEELNKLLGKVTIAQGGVLPNIQAVLLPKKTDSHKAKAK; the protein is encoded by the coding sequence ATGTCCGGCCGCGGGAAGCAGGGCGGGAAGGCGCGGGCGAAGGCCAAGTCACGCTCGTCACGGGCCGGGCTGCAGTTCCCCGTGGGCCGCGTGCACCGGTTGCTGCGCAAAGGTAACTACGCGGAGCGGGTGGGCGCCGGCGCCCCCGTGTACCTGGCGGCCGTGCTGGAGTACCTGACGGCCGAGATCCTGGAGCTGGCGGGCAACGCGGCCCGCGACAACAAGAAGACGCGCATCATCCCCCGCCACCTGCAGCTGGCCATCCGCAACGACGAGGAGCTCAACAAGCTGCTGGGCAAGGTGACCATCGCGCAGGGCGGGGTGCTGCCCAACATCCAGGCCGTGCTGCTGCCCAAGAAGACCGACAGCCACAAGGCTAAAGCCAAGTGA
- the LOC141944390 gene encoding histone H4, with protein MSGRGKGGKGLGKGGAKRHRKVLRDNIQGITKPAIRRLARRGGVKRISGLIYEETRGVLKVFLENVIRDAVTYTEHAKRKTVTAMDVVYALKRQGRTLYGFGG; from the coding sequence ATGTCTGGCAGAGGCAAGGGCGGGAAAGGGCTCGGCAAGGGCGGCGCCAAGCGCCACCGCAAGGTGCTGCGCGACAACATCCAGGGCATCACCAAGCCGGCCATCCGGCGCctggcccggcgcggcggcgtgAAGCGCATCTCGGGGCTCATCTACGAGGAGACGCGCGGCGTGCTGAAGGTTTTCCTGGAGAACGTGATTCGCGACGCCGTCACCTACACCGAGCACGCCAAGAGGAAGACGGTCACGGCCATGGACGTGGTCTACGCCCTCAAGCGCCAGGGACGCACCCTCTACGGCTTCGGCGGCTAA
- the LOC141944389 gene encoding histone H2A type 2-C codes for MSGRGKQGGKARAKAKSRSSRAGLQFPVGRVHRLLRKGNYAERVGAGAPVYLAAVLEYLTAEILELAGNAARDNKKTRIIPRHLQLAIRNDEELNKLLGKVTIAQGGVLPNIQAVLLPKKTESHKAKSK; via the coding sequence ATGTCCGGCCGCGGGAAGCAGGGCGGGAAGGCGCGGGCCAAGGCCAAGTCGCGCTCGTCACGGGCCGGGCTGCAGTTCCCCGTGGGCCGCGTGCACCGGCTGCTGCGCAAGGGCAACTACGCGGAGCGGGTGGGCGCCGGCGCCCCCGTGTACCTGGCGGCCGTGCTGGAGTACCTGACGGCCGAGATCCTGGAGCTGGCGGGCAACGCGGCCCGCGACAACAAGAAGACGCGCATCATCCCCCGCCACCTGCAGCTGGCCATCCGCAACGACGAGGAGCTCAACAAGCTGCTGGGCAAGGTGACCATCGCGCAGGGCGGGGTGCTGCCCAACATCCAGGCCGTGCTGCTGCCCAAGAAGACCGAGAGCCACAAAGCCAAGAGCAAGTAA
- the LOC141944398 gene encoding histone H2B 1/2/3/4/6 — translation MPEPAKSAPAPKKGSKKAVTKTQKKGDKKRKKSRKESYSIYVYKVLKQVHPDTGISSKAMGIMNSFVNDIFERIAGEASRLAHYNKRSTITSREIQTAVRLLLPGELAKHAVSEGTKAVTKYTSSK, via the coding sequence ATGCCCGAGCCGGCTAAGTCCGCCCCTGCGCCCAAGAAGGGCTCCAAAAAGGCGGTGACGAAAACGCAGAAGAAAGGCGACAAGAAGCGCAAGAAGAGCCGCAAGGAGAGCTACTCGATCTACGTGTACAAGGTGCTGAAGCAGGTGCACCCCGACACGGGCATCTCGTCCAAGGCCATGGGCATCATGAACTCCTTCGTCAACGACATCTTCGAGCGCATCGCCGGCGAGGCCTCGCGCCTGGCGCACTACAACAAGCGCTCCACCATCACCTCGCGGGAGATCCAGACGGCCGTGCGGCTCCTGCTGCCCGGCGAGCTGGCCAAGCACGCCGTCTCCGAGGGCACCAAGGCTGTCACCAAGTACACCAGCTCCAAGTGA
- the LOC141944388 gene encoding histone H3: protein MARTKQTARKSTGGKAPRKQLATKAARKSAPATGGVKKPHRYRPGTVALREIRRYQKSTELLIRKLPFQRLVREIAQDFKTDLRFQSSAVMALQEASEAYLVGLFEDTNLCAIHAKRVTIMPKDIQLARRIRGERA, encoded by the coding sequence ATGGCGCGCACGAAGCAGACGGCGCGTAAGTCGACGGGCGGGAAGGCGCCCCGCAAGCAGCTGGCCACCAAGGCGGCCCGCAAGAGCGCGCCGGCCACGGGCGGCGTGAAGAAGCCGCACCGCTACCGGCCCGGCACGGTGGCGCTGCGCGAGATCCGGCGCTACCAGAAGTCGACGGAGCTGCTGATCCGCAAGCTGCCCTTCCAGCGCCTGGTGCGCGAGATCGCGCAGGACTTCAAGACCGACCTGCGCTTCCAGAGCTCGGCCGTGATGGCGCTGCAGGAGGCGAGCGAGGCCTACCTGGTGGGGCTCTTCGAGGACACCAACCTCTGCGCCATCCACGCCAAGCGCGTCACCATCATGCCCAAGGACATCCAGCTGGCCCGCCGCATCCGCGGTGAGCGTGCATAA
- the LOC141944393 gene encoding histone H1.01-like has protein sequence MSETAPAAAPDAPAPGAKAAAKKPKKAAGGSKARKPAGPSVTELITKAVSASKERKGLSLAALKKALAAGGYDVEKNNSRIKLGLKSLVSKGTLVQTKGTGASGSFRLNKKPGEVKEKAPKKRAAAAKPKKPAAKKPTSAAKKPKKAAAVKKSPKKAKKPAAAAAKKAAKSPKKAAKAGRPKKAAKSPAKAKAVKPKAAKPKAAKPKAAKAKKAAPKKK, from the coding sequence ATGTCCGAgaccgctcccgccgccgcccccgatGCGCCCGCGCCCGGTGCCAAGGCCGCCGCCAAGAAGCCGAAGAAGGCGGCGGGCGGCTCTAAAGCCCGCAAGCCGGCGGGGCCTAGCGTCACCGAGCTGATCACCAAGGCTGTGTCCGCCTCCAAGGAGCGCAAGGGGCTCTCCCTCGCCGCGCTCAAGAAGGCGCTGGCCGCTGGCGGCTACGATGTGGAGAAGAACAACAGCCGTATCAAGCTGGGGCTTAAGAGTCTCGTCAGCAAAGGCACCCTGGTGCAGACCAAGGGCACCGGCGCCTCTGGGTCCTTCCGCCTCAACAAGAAGCCTGGGGAGGTGAAGGAAAAAGCTCCTAAGAAGCGGGCGGCCGCAGCCAAGCCCAAGAAGCCGGCGGCCAAGAAGCCCACCAGCGCCGCCAAGAAGCCCAAGAAGGCGGCAGCGGTGAAGAAGAGCCCCAAGAAAGCGAAGAagccggcggccgccgcggccAAAAAAGCGGCCAAGAGCCCCAAGAAAGCGGCCAAGGCAGGCCGCCCCAAGAAGGCAGCGAAGAGCCCGGCCAAGGCGAAGGCGGTGAAGCCCAAGGCAGCCAAGCCGAAGGCAGCCAAGCCCAAAGCAGCCAAGGCGAAGAAGGCGGCGCCCAAAAAGAAGTAA